The genomic window GGCGGTCAGGTGGGCGACCCGGTCCTGGCGCACCCGGAGCTGGCCGGCGTCCACTTCACCGGCAGCACCGCGGTCTTCAACGGCATGTGGGAAACCATCGGCAGGAACATCGGCACCTACGGCTGCTATCCGCGCATCGTCGGCGAGACCGGCGGCAAGGACTTCGTGTTCGCGCACGCGTCGGCCGACCCGCAGGCCCTGGTGACCGCCCTGGTGCGCGGCGCCTTCGAGTACCAGGGGCAGAAGTGCTCCGCGGCGAGCCGCGCCTACATCCCCAATGAGCTGTGGAAGACGATCCGGCCCCGGTTGCTCGACGAGATCAAGAGCATCAAGATGGGCGACGTCACGGACTTCAGCAATTTCATGGCCGCGGTGATCGACCGCGCCGCCTTCGAGAACATCAAGGGCTACATCGACACCGCCCGCAAGCGCAACAGCGGCGCCAAGATCATCGCCGGCGGCGGCTGCGAAGACGCGCTGGGCTACTTCATCGAACCCACGGTCATCATGGCCGACCGGCCGGACTTCGTGACCATGCGCGAGGAGCTCTTCGGTCCCGTGCTGACCGTCTACGTCTACGACGAGCAGGACTGGCTCAAGACGCTGCGCCTCTGCGACAGGGGCTCGGCCTACGCCCTGACCGGGGCCGTCTTCGCCCGGGACCGTGCAGCCATCGAACAGGCCCGCGCCGAGCTCGAGGGCGCCGCCGGCAACTTCTACGTCAACGACAAGCCCACGGGCGCCGTGGTCGGTCAGCAGCCCTTCGGCGGCTCGCGCGCCTCGGGCACCAACGACAAGGCCGGCTCCTACCTGAATCTCACCCGCTGGGTCAGCCCGCGGACGATCAAGGAGACCTTCGATCCGCCCCGGGACTACCGTTACCCCTTCATGGCGAAGAAGTAACCGTCGGCGGGCGAGCGAGTGCGAAAAGGGGCGGTCCGTGCGGACCGCCCCTTGGTTTCACCTGCCTGGTGCCGGAGGTGGGACTTGAACCCACACGACCCGAAGGTCACCGGATTTTGAGTCCGACGCGTCTACCAGTTCCACCACTCCGGCACCGGGCGGCCATGATAAGTCGCAGGGCCGACGGCGTCAAGGCGGCCGCCAGCCGAAACCCATTTGACAGTCCGCAGCGGTTGACCCATATTATGGCCTCTTCGGTGGGGCCATAGCTCAGCTGGGAGAGCGCATGACTGGCAGTCATGAGGTCAGGGGTTCGATCCCCCTTGGCTCCACCAGAAATCAGCATCAAGAAGGGGAGTTGGTGATATTGCCAACTCCCCTCGCGTTTCGGTGTCGGATCTGATGCCTGGCTGCTTGACTACCACTCTATCTGAACGCCTGCTTCGTCGCGCTCCAGCTCATGACGTCGTTGCCCACGAATTCGTGGCACGTGGAGCAGGTAAAGCCGTTCCCGTCGGACGGCGCGTTGACGCGGTGGAAGTTCCACAGGGGGTCGGGGATGTGGCATGCTGCGCAGGCGGAGGTCCGGGGGTTGTCGCCGATCGATACGTGGCATTCGGAGCAATCGGCGAACGACGTATGGAAGTTGTGCAGTTGAGCGCCAGGTCCGCCCTCGAAAGCCGGATGGCACTGGTTGCAGTTGTTGGAGCCGCTGTAACGGGAGTAGGCGGAGGCCTGGGCCGCCCAGATCAGCGCCACGGCCGCCAGCGCCAGCATCGTCAGGATCGTTGTCCGTCTGTTCATGGTGGATCTCCTTCGCCGCACGAGGTGTCGCCGGCGCGCACCTCAAATGGCGACGCCGGAGCATGGAATACCTACCAATTAACTATAGAATAGCAGACGAGGCAACAAATGCTTTAACTATTTGAGATACTGAAGGATACGATGCCCCCTCATCGGGAAGCGCGGCGCACCTCCGTGGCGCGCAGGATGAAATCGTTGCCGGCGGAGACGCCGCCCTCGGGAGGTACGGCGGCGGCCACGGGCGGCGGCAGGCGCAGGTTCTTGCGCGCGATCGTCTCCGGGATGACGTGGATCTCGTACCACCCCGGGGGGATCTCCTGGAAGAGGTAGTAGCCGTCGAACTCGCTGACAGTCTTGCGCACCGAGCGTTGCGCCAGGTCGACGAGTTCCAGGCCGATGTTGCGCAGGGGTATGTCCCCGCCCGGGGTGCGGGCGTAGACGGTGCCCTCGATGTCGCCGGAATATGTGACCGGAAACTCCAGCACGACGTGGCCGCCCGGATGCCCTGTGGCGCGCACCCCCTCGCCCGAGGGCAGCAGGAAGGGATCCTGCAGGGACGTCAGGTCCAGCGAGAGATCACGCTCGCGATGCGCGGGCAGGCCGGCAAGATAGGCGATGCCGTTCGAGCCCGTGACCGCCTCGTTCCAGGCGCCGGCGCCGGTGATGCGGACCTCGGGCAGGGGGGCGTCCTGGTCGTCGTACAGGCCGTTGGCGTTGCGATCCAGGAAGACGCGGGCCGAGGCGCCGTAACCCTCGGACATGCGTTGCCGCTGCACGTGCATGCGCATGGTCTCTGGCACCTTCGTCACCGACGTCGAGATGGCGAGGCTCAGGTAGGGCTTCTGCTCGCCCGCGGCGTTGGCGCTGAAGGCGACGCTGAAGGTGTCCATCAACAGCCCGAGCGAGCCGCCGAGGGTGGTGGGGATGGCGCCGTCGAAACGGTGCGTGGCGTGTGCGCCCAGCCGCAACCTGCCCAGGGGATTCCAGTAGGCGCTGCCGGAGACCGATTTGAGTGACGTGGTGGGCCGCAGACGGCTGCTCAACGATCCCCGCAGCAGCAGTGGACCCCAGATGCCCCGCGCGAGTTGATCCAGGAAGATCTGGTCGTAGTCCCCTAGCGAAGACCGGCTGTTGCGATACTCGAGCTTGGTGCTCATCTGCAGGCCGCGCCACAGGGTGGCCGCCCGCAGTTGCATCTGGTCCTGGCGGGTGATGCCCCGGCCGGTGTATCCGGTCGTCTGTACCTGCAGATCGTAGGCGAGATTGCGGTTGCCCCAGGTGGTGGATCCGCCGAGGCGGACGCGGGTCTCGTCGGTTCGTTGCTGGGTGACGGGATTGGCGTCGCTCACGAAATCCCGGTAGAGGAACTGCTCGGCCGTCAGCGAGCGGGCGAACAGCCGTCCCCGCAGGGAGAAGCTGCCCGCGCTGCCGCCGTCGAGGGCGTTCACGCCGACGGCCTGCAGGTAGTAACCCGCCAGACAGCCGCTGGCGTTCAGACTCAGGTAGTCGTGTTCCACGCCCTCCAGCGGCTGGCGCGTCCAGCCGCCCTGCAGCGACAGCGGTTTGCCGAGCCCGTACCCCGCCTCGAGATGCCCGGTCCAGCGCCCCCGGTCGGGCGTGTCGTCCAGGAGATCGTCGCCCGTGACGAGGAAGCGCTCGTCCTGGACGCCGAACAGACGGTACTCTAGCCGACCCGGGGCGATCATGCTCGCGCCGACGTTCATGTCGCGCGTGTATTCGCGCATTTGGCCCTGGGGACCGTAGAGGACGGTCCTGAACGTGTTCAGGCCGAAGACCAGCGGTACCTCGGTGAACAGGTAGCGGCCCGTCTCGTCGATCGTGCCGAAGTCCAGCAGCGTGTTGTTGCCGTAGAGCTCGGCCTCCCAGCCGGGCGGCCCGTCGCCGCTGATCTCCGTGCTGTCGAAGCGGTCGGGCCGGCGCAGGGGACGGTTGGACAGCAGCAGGCCCCGTCCCAGCTTGCCCCGCAGGACCAGCGGCGTGCTGGGCGCGTAGAGGTCGCCGAAGGAGAATTCGGTGGCCTGCAGCGGCCCCAGCAGCGCGCCGTAGGCGTCGGTGCGGCCGGCGCGGAGCCGCGTCGCGTTGATGACCTTGGCCCCCTCGGTGTGCGTCACGAACACGTCTGTCGCGAGGGTCCCGACGTCGCCGCTGCTCTGGATCGAGAAGCGCGGCGTCATGTCCGGCTCGCGCCCGCGGTACTCGAAGTTGGCGTCCACGAGCGGCCACGTGAACAGGCGATACTCCGCCACCTGCAGCGGCAGACGTTCCGCAAGCGCGCCCCGGTCCAGGTGGCGCGTGCGGATGGCCTCGCGCTTGAGGCGGCTCTGCAGGGGGAGCGTCTCGCGGGGCGTGAGCTTGGCCAGGAGCTGTCCCACCTTCACCTCGATCGTGAAGGGGAACCAGGCCGAGAGCTGGGCGGTGTCGATGTAGATGTCGTCGTTGTCCGAGGCCGCCACGCCCGGCGGGCAGGCGTGCGTCTGGCCGTCGCTGACAACCACACGCGAGGCGAGATCGAGGGAGAAGCGGCGCGACTCGCTGATGAACCAGCCTGCGGCCCGCCCCTGTGCGGGGGAGACCTCGATGGCGAACTCCAGGACATCCGTCAAGGCGCCCAGGGGCATCAGGACGCCCCCGGGATGCTGGAAGGCGATCATGCCCGGACTGACGACCGCGCTGCCGATCCGCAGCTCGAGGATAATGAGGTTCTCGTCGCCGAGATAGTCGGCCGCGTTCGTGGACTGGGCGTCTGAGGCTCCGGCCAGACAGAGCAGTGTGCACAGCAGAGTGGTCAACAGCCACATCATGTTGCGCAGAGAACCCGTCCAGTACCGCAGGTGCTCCATCAGCGGAAGATCCTCTCGGCGACCAGGTCCACCGTGGTGTCGCTCCACAGGTCGCCCCGTCCCAGGGCGCTCTCCTCGAAGCGTACGTACAGGCGGCCATCGGACAGGGCTTCCAGGCCAGGCACGTTCAGCGGCAAACGGATGTGGCGCCGGGGCGTGGGGTGGTAGACGGCGATGCCCACGGCCCTGGCGATGGTCTTGGCGCGGCCGCGGCCGTCGATCCAGTCGACGGTGATGTCGCCGTAGACCGAGCGCTCGCCCTCGCGTGCCAGCACGAGTTCGAGCTGGGGCCGACCGTCCTTGGTCAGGGCGGTGTCCAGGGCGGCCGACGTGAAACTGATGGCGGCGTCGGGGTTGTCGCGCCGGATGATCACGGGGATGCTGGTCTCGATGATGGCCTGGGCGACGGTGTGACCGTCCTGCTGGGCCAGCTCTTCCGGTGTCGGCGCGTTTGGTACCGACTGGAACACCAGGTGGGTGCGGTATTCCCCGTGTTCGAGCCGTCCTTCGCTGGGATTGCGGAGCATGACGCGCACGGTCTGGCTCGCGCCCGGGCCCAGCACGACGCGTCTGGGCGAGAAGCGCAGCAGGTCGCTGGCGAAGCGCTCGCCGGGCAGCGCCTCGGCGGCATCGACGATCTGACCCGTCTCCAGCATCCGCTTGTCGCGCACCAGGATGCGGTAGGTGGCCTCGGCATCGCTCTTGTTGGTCAGGTACACGGTGGCCACGCGCGAACGTCCGTCGAAGACGAGCCTGATGGGAGCGATGGACAGGCCGTTGGCCAAAGTGTCCAGAACGCCGCCACACAGGACGATTGCCGACCACAGCAGGAGCAGTGTCGAACGCCGCAACCACGACCAAACCATAAGCCATCCTCCTTGCAGGCAAATATCGGGGCGCATTCCCGTCGATCGACGAGCCGCATGGGCCTCCAGGCGAAGTACAACGCAACGCCCATGCCATCCCCCGGCGAACGGAAGATCAACGATGGCCGCTAGTTGTAGTCGATGGTGATGACGTAGGAGAGGAGCTGGTCGAGGCCCGGCGCAGCTACGCCGGAATCGATGGTGAGCGTCGCGCCCAGGCGGAGATCAAGCTCGCCGCCGCCGTTAAGGGCCACGCTGAGCAAGGGGGGAACACCTTCGCTGGTGGTGAACGTGTCGATGGTCAGCCCGGCGGCGGTCGAACCGACGATCGACAGGCTGAAGGCGGCGAAGGGGTCGCCGCTGATGGTGTACTGACCGGTGAAGACGGCCCCGCCGACGTGGATGCCGGCCGGGTCGGCGGTGATGGCGTCGGCCAAGCCGAGCACGACCACGCCATCGTCGTCGATGATGGCGCCGAAGTCCAGCGCCACCGTCTCGATGATGCTCAGATCCACGCCGCTGGCCGGTCCGCCTTGTATCAGAGCGATGATAACCGAGCCCAAGGCGATCCACACTCGTAAAGGGCGAACCGCTTGTCTTACAAGCTGATCCATCGATGGGTCTCCCCAGTTCATACTGCTGTCTCGAACGGGGTGCGGCAAGGGGCGTGCCAGACGACACGTATGTGGTGCGCATGAAAAAGGGGAGGCCCGAAGGCCTCCCCGCCAGTCCCGGGTGGAGACTAGTTGTAGGTGACGGTGATGGTGAAGTTCAGGGGCTGGTTGGCGCCGGGAGCGGCGACACCGCTCTGGACCTGGAGGTCCGCGCCGAGGGCCATGGCCAGGTTGCCCACGCCGTCGATCAGGACGCCGACCAGCGGAAACACACCGCCGCCAGCGTCCGTGGTGAAGTTCGACAGCAGCAGACCGTTGGCGTTCTGAGCCGAGATACTCACATCGATGGCCGTGCTCGGCTGGCCGTTGATCGTGTACAGACCGCTGGCGACCGTGCCGCCCTGGTGGATCCCGTTCGGGTCGGAGGCGATGGTGTCGGTGACGTCCAGGGTCACGGTACCGTCGGCATCGATCACGGCACCGAAGTCCATCTCGACAGTCTCGGCCACGGTCAGTGCGACGAAGACGTCGACCCGGCCGTCCTGGGGCGAATCCAGGGCCATGACCTGAGTGAAGGGGAAGGCGACCAGCAGAGCCGCCAAGGTCAGGATGAGATGTTTCCGCATGATACAACTCCTTGTGAAACGGTGGTCTCCTTACCCGGAAAAACTGTCGAGACGGTGATGTGCCTTGGCTCCGGATGTCTCGCTCGAGGTTGTCATCGACCGTGCGGCCCCCCGCTTTACAGTTTTTTGGGTGCAATTTGCCTTCGCATGAGCCAAACTGGTGATGTGTCCGATCTGCCGTCCATGCAGCGGAGCGCCTTCCACCGGAGGAGTTCGCAACATGTTCCGCAAATCTAGCCTGGTGCTCTTTTGCGCAGTTCTGGCGTCTACGCCGGCCATGGGCGCCGATTTCCTCTTCGCCGCCCGGGTCTCGATGTTGCCGTCGCTATCCGTTTCCGCAGCTCCCGCCGGGGATCCGGCATCCGCACAAGCGACTCTGGCGATGTCCGGTACGCAAGATCGGTGCCTGGATGTGCGGTGGCTTGACGGAGCCGGGACTGCCATCGACCCGACGGCCTCGCCGGACGACGCTCCGACATCGTCACCGTTCCGCCTCGACGGCCGGGGACGAGCAACCGTCTCGATGCTTACCCACCGCGCACCGGCCGGCACGACGGTGCAGATCACCCTGAACTGAGCGAGGCGCCGCTTTGGCTCGATCGGTCATCCTCTTCGAGGATCACACAGCCCAACAGTTCCGTCCCTTGTCCTGGAGCCTGCCCGTCTACGAGATCCCCTGCGGTCTCTTCAATCTGCGCGAACGTGTGCAGCATCTGGCCACCGCCGACCGGGATCCGTTCAGGATCGCCTTGCTGCCGCGCGGACTGCTCACCGACCTGCAGCGTGAATTCGCGCCGCCCGGCATCCAGGTGGGTCTCCGCGCCTGTCTGGACGCCGCGGCCTCGGACGTCCTCTTCCTTGCCGCGCGGGTGTCGCCCCGGTGGTCCGATCTGCAGGACCTGCTGCACGACCTCCCCCTCGACGCATCGCGGGAGGACGCGCACGGGCTGGTCGCCTGGCGCACCGGCGCCGCGAATGCCCGGACCGTGTTGGACTCCTGGCGGCGCTGGGACGAGGCGTGCGCGCGGGAAGACGTCTGGACGTCGCCCACAGCCGCGGCCCCCGTCTGGACTCCCGGATCCGGCGTACCGGGCGACACGTCCGCCGCCTTCGGCTATCTCTGGGATCTGGTGCACGGCATCGGCACGGCGATCCGCGACGACACGGAGGCGCTGATGAACAGCGCCGGGTTGACCCTGCCGTCCCGCAGCTTCTTCGGCGTCCGCCCCCTCGCGGACGAAACCGACCGGGGCGAGCGCGTCGTGCTTACGCATGCCGGGGCGTGCCCGCCGGCGGGCGTGACCGTCGCGGCGCCCGGCAATCTCTGGCTGGGCGAGGACATCCGCCTCGGCCCCGGCGTGGTGATCGACGCCACGGCCGGCCCCGTGGTCATCGACCGCAGCGTCCGGGTCCTGCCCCACGTCTACCTGGAGGGTCCGCTGTACCTGGGCAGCGACGTGCGCGTCAAGGCCGGCGCCACCCTCTACGGCGAGACCGCCGTGGGTGCGGGGTGTCGGGTGGCCGGCGAGATCGCAGAGTCCCAGCTGCTGCCCTACATGAACAAGCAGCACGCCGGTTTCCTGGGGCACAGTATCGTGGGGAGCTGGGTCAATCTCGGCGCCGACACGACCAACAGCGATCTGAAGAACAACTACGGCGAGATCAAGGTGAACTATGGTCACGGTCCGATCGAGACCGGATCGAGATTCGTGGGCCTGATGGTGGGTGAGCACGCCAAGAGCGCCATCGGCACCACCTTCAACACGGGTACGACGGTGGGTTTCTCCAGCAACGTCTTCGCGGCCGGGTTCCCCCGCACGTACCTGGCGAATTTCACCTGGGGGGACGGTCGTGGCCGGCGCGTCTACGAGGTCGAGCGGGCCCTGGAAGTGGCGCGCATCGTGATGTCCCGCCGCGGCTGCCGTTTCACCGAGGCACAGGCCGCGCTCTTCCTCTCACTCGCCGGAGGGGCCGCCCCGGCGCCGGGCGCGTGATCCGCCGCGGGCCCATGGCGGAGCGAAGGATCGGCAGGACGGCCCGATTGCAACGCGACCATGTCAACTTGCAATGCCGGACGGGCGCGACACGACCGTCCCGGTGTTGAGTATTCAGTTCAATATAATCACCTATCCTTATCCCTGATAACACGATAACCAGCGCTCATTCTCATAGGCGTGCGGCGCCCAGGCCCTGGCACCCGTCTTGATGGGATACCAGCAGATAATGTTTCCTGCGCTGCTGGCGCCTTGCCGATCGACCTACTACGCTCTCCGTGTTGTAGATCCCAGGTGGAAGCGGCACGCGGCAAACGCGGGAAACATTTCCTCTTTCCTGCTCCGACCTCTTTCCCCGGCCCGGCACAGCTTTTCCGCATCGTCTTTGACCGCAGTCGTTTGCATAAAAAAGACTTGTCAGGCCCCGTTCCCTATGCTAGATCTTAAAGGGTTGTATCGCATTAAGTTGCCAAATATGCGCTAGATAGGGGTGTGACGATGACCAAGGCCGAGCTGGTCGAGATGATCGCCGGAAGGACCGGAGTCAGCAAGAAGGACACGGGGATCGTCGTGAACCTGATCCTCGAGAACATCGGACAGGCGCTCGAGGCTGGTGACAAGGTCGAGTTGCGAGGCTTCGGCAGTTTCAAGGTCAAGAACCGCCGCGCCCGCCTGGCCAGGAATCCCCGTACGGGTGAGGCGGTGCAGGTCCCGTCGAAGCAGGTGCCTTATTTCAAGGCTTCGAACGAGCTTAAATCGAAGCTCAACGTGACATCGGCAGACGTGGAAGCGACCACCGGCATTTGATTGTCGCCCCACTCTCTGTTATATTGCCGTCTCGCCAGTATCGCGGATATATCGGCAGGCCAGGCGGCCTCCGTACCGCCTGGATGTCTGCGCATAACCATCGGCGGCGTCAACGGCACGAGCGGAAAGGCGATGAGAGATGCCAAATGGACGGAAGCGCAAGCGCAAGAAGATTGCGACGCACAAGCGCAAGAAGCGCCTGCGCAAGAACAGGCACAAGAAGAAGTGATGCCTGAACCGGCACTTCACGGAGTGCCGGTTTTTCATGTCCGCCTGCGCACTGGGGCTGGCATGGACCGTGCACCAGCAGATCGTTCCCGCCGCCCAAGGGCGCCGGACAACCCCGGGGGAAAGGAGTCCAGATGAACGATGCGACGCACGAGAGGCGCAAGGGCCAGCGAGTAGAGGCCAACCTCAAGCTGGAGGTCAGCATTCCCCGGCCTGACGGCAGCCAGGCGCCCGTGTCCATGGAGACCCTGAACATCAGTTCATCGGGCATCTACTTCAGGTCCGACCATTTCATCGAGCCCATGACCAAGCTGGACATGGTTCTCGAACTCCCCACCCACAAGGACGAAAAGGGCCGCACGGACCAGATCGCGACCGCCCGCTGCGAAGGCATCGTCGTGCGTGTGCTGCCGGAGACCGATCGACCCGATGTCGCCCACTACGAGGTGGCCGTCTTCTTCACGCAGATCAACGAAGAGGGCTTGAGCCACCTGTCGGATCATATCAACATGCTGCTGGCCGTCGGTTAGCCGGCAATCGAATCCCCGGACCGTTTGACGCGGCCTCACTCGGCCGCGTCAGCCGACAGGCTGCGGTCGATACCTGGACAGTGTTGCCAACGTTTCTTCCAATCCCCGTAGATCCCCCGTCCCGCTGCGCGATCGCCGATCCCGGCTTCCCGAACCAGGCATTGCGTGGGCCGACACGGCCGGCATGCAACGCGGCGTATTCGCGCGCTCCGTCCTCCGACGGTGGCTGCCGGCGCCGGGTATGGCATGTCGCTTGCGGATGGGTTCGGCGCGACGAAGTACCCAGACCGTGAGGAGTCCTCGTGCTCAAGGGGCTGCGGGCGGCAGAGACCGCCATGAACATCCAGTTGACCAAGACCAACGTCTTGGCCAACAACCTGGCCAATGTCGATACGGCC from bacterium includes these protein-coding regions:
- the pruA gene encoding L-glutamate gamma-semialdehyde dehydrogenase; translated protein: MSNMLPIPPLPYNEPVLGFLPGSPERAELKAKLAEMAAQIVEIPVVIDGRDIHTGDLGECRMPHKHAHLLGTYHKAGAGEVKAAAAAARKAKKGWAAMPWQARAAIFLKAAELLAGPWRSAVNAATMLGQSKTCFQAEIDAACELIDFWRFNVSFAYDIMGEQPESAPGVWNMLEQRPLDGFVFAVTPFNFTSIAGNLPTAPALMGNTVLWKPASSAVYSAYLLMQLLEEAGLPDGVINMIPGSGGQVGDPVLAHPELAGVHFTGSTAVFNGMWETIGRNIGTYGCYPRIVGETGGKDFVFAHASADPQALVTALVRGAFEYQGQKCSAASRAYIPNELWKTIRPRLLDEIKSIKMGDVTDFSNFMAAVIDRAAFENIKGYIDTARKRNSGAKIIAGGGCEDALGYFIEPTVIMADRPDFVTMREELFGPVLTVYVYDEQDWLKTLRLCDRGSAYALTGAVFARDRAAIEQARAELEGAAGNFYVNDKPTGAVVGQQPFGGSRASGTNDKAGSYLNLTRWVSPRTIKETFDPPRDYRYPFMAKK
- a CDS encoding carboxypeptidase-like regulatory domain-containing protein — translated: MEHLRYWTGSLRNMMWLLTTLLCTLLCLAGASDAQSTNAADYLGDENLIILELRIGSAVVSPGMIAFQHPGGVLMPLGALTDVLEFAIEVSPAQGRAAGWFISESRRFSLDLASRVVVSDGQTHACPPGVAASDNDDIYIDTAQLSAWFPFTIEVKVGQLLAKLTPRETLPLQSRLKREAIRTRHLDRGALAERLPLQVAEYRLFTWPLVDANFEYRGREPDMTPRFSIQSSGDVGTLATDVFVTHTEGAKVINATRLRAGRTDAYGALLGPLQATEFSFGDLYAPSTPLVLRGKLGRGLLLSNRPLRRPDRFDSTEISGDGPPGWEAELYGNNTLLDFGTIDETGRYLFTEVPLVFGLNTFRTVLYGPQGQMREYTRDMNVGASMIAPGRLEYRLFGVQDERFLVTGDDLLDDTPDRGRWTGHLEAGYGLGKPLSLQGGWTRQPLEGVEHDYLSLNASGCLAGYYLQAVGVNALDGGSAGSFSLRGRLFARSLTAEQFLYRDFVSDANPVTQQRTDETRVRLGGSTTWGNRNLAYDLQVQTTGYTGRGITRQDQMQLRAATLWRGLQMSTKLEYRNSRSSLGDYDQIFLDQLARGIWGPLLLRGSLSSRLRPTTSLKSVSGSAYWNPLGRLRLGAHATHRFDGAIPTTLGGSLGLLMDTFSVAFSANAAGEQKPYLSLAISTSVTKVPETMRMHVQRQRMSEGYGASARVFLDRNANGLYDDQDAPLPEVRITGAGAWNEAVTGSNGIAYLAGLPAHRERDLSLDLTSLQDPFLLPSGEGVRATGHPGGHVVLEFPVTYSGDIEGTVYARTPGGDIPLRNIGLELVDLAQRSVRKTVSEFDGYYLFQEIPPGWYEIHVIPETIARKNLRLPPPVAAAVPPEGGVSAGNDFILRATEVRRASR
- a CDS encoding fimbria/pilus periplasmic chaperone, which encodes MVWSWLRRSTLLLLWSAIVLCGGVLDTLANGLSIAPIRLVFDGRSRVATVYLTNKSDAEATYRILVRDKRMLETGQIVDAAEALPGERFASDLLRFSPRRVVLGPGASQTVRVMLRNPSEGRLEHGEYRTHLVFQSVPNAPTPEELAQQDGHTVAQAIIETSIPVIIRRDNPDAAISFTSAALDTALTKDGRPQLELVLAREGERSVYGDITVDWIDGRGRAKTIARAVGIAVYHPTPRRHIRLPLNVPGLEALSDGRLYVRFEESALGRGDLWSDTTVDLVAERIFR
- a CDS encoding DUF4402 domain-containing protein; the encoded protein is MGSVIIALIQGGPASGVDLSIIETVALDFGAIIDDDGVVVLGLADAITADPAGIHVGGAVFTGQYTISGDPFAAFSLSIVGSTAAGLTIDTFTTSEGVPPLLSVALNGGGELDLRLGATLTIDSGVAAPGLDQLLSYVITIDYN
- a CDS encoding DUF4402 domain-containing protein, giving the protein MRKHLILTLAALLVAFPFTQVMALDSPQDGRVDVFVALTVAETVEMDFGAVIDADGTVTLDVTDTIASDPNGIHQGGTVASGLYTINGQPSTAIDVSISAQNANGLLLSNFTTDAGGGVFPLVGVLIDGVGNLAMALGADLQVQSGVAAPGANQPLNFTITVTYN
- a CDS encoding integration host factor subunit beta — translated: MTKAELVEMIAGRTGVSKKDTGIVVNLILENIGQALEAGDKVELRGFGSFKVKNRRARLARNPRTGEAVQVPSKQVPYFKASNELKSKLNVTSADVEATTGI
- a CDS encoding PilZ domain-containing protein; this encodes MNDATHERRKGQRVEANLKLEVSIPRPDGSQAPVSMETLNISSSGIYFRSDHFIEPMTKLDMVLELPTHKDEKGRTDQIATARCEGIVVRVLPETDRPDVAHYEVAVFFTQINEEGLSHLSDHINMLLAVG